A portion of the Pedobacter cryoconitis genome contains these proteins:
- a CDS encoding RagB/SusD family nutrient uptake outer membrane protein, which produces MKQIFLLTAAFAVMLATVSCTKLDVKVESQYVKDNFPTTDADYAALYGTMYSNLSSQFGVPYFRMQEMSTDAAILPARDGNFDDGGQYRQLHYHTWTFDHPNVKTIWEWGFGGINNCNRLISVTNASSASDAKKASGVTEIKTMRALYYFLMMDLYGNIPIIDKFPVEAGALPGTTSRDKVFDFIEKELLAVIPNLPQKTGANQKLLYGKPTRGTAFALLAKMYLNSQVYTGKPRYTDAVAMADSVMKNTTYQLDPKYSDIFDVNNGPQISETIFAIPYDQQIPGNQMTRFGFYPALATAYGITGVGFSISMSTTPEYYDRFNLANDIRKSFWLVGPQFAPDANRQPDKTKPVYIAGTTQQIVLTRDLILKPGKPMDVGNTVADQAKGIRSVKYWPDVNAIQATRLNGNDMPFLRLADVMLMKAEAILRGASPTAVNGEMQTPLSLVNKIRARAGAEAATSVDLESLLDERARELSWEAWRRNDLIRYGLFEKEYPLQNDVLSMNKDAARRLYPIPATELQLNSNLRQNPGY; this is translated from the coding sequence ATGAAACAGATATTTTTATTAACGGCGGCATTTGCTGTCATGTTAGCCACTGTATCCTGCACAAAACTGGATGTAAAAGTGGAATCTCAATATGTAAAAGATAACTTTCCTACTACTGACGCTGATTACGCGGCTTTATATGGAACGATGTATTCTAACCTTTCTTCTCAATTTGGAGTACCTTATTTCAGAATGCAGGAAATGTCCACTGATGCTGCGATCTTACCGGCAAGAGACGGAAATTTTGATGACGGTGGGCAGTACAGACAGTTGCACTACCATACCTGGACATTTGATCATCCAAACGTGAAAACAATTTGGGAATGGGGATTTGGAGGAATTAACAACTGTAACCGTCTAATTTCAGTGACCAATGCTTCTTCAGCATCCGATGCAAAAAAGGCTTCCGGAGTAACGGAAATAAAAACTATGCGGGCATTGTACTACTTCCTGATGATGGATCTTTATGGTAATATTCCTATTATTGATAAGTTCCCGGTAGAAGCGGGCGCTTTACCTGGTACAACAAGCAGAGATAAGGTATTTGATTTTATTGAGAAAGAATTGCTGGCGGTTATCCCTAATTTACCTCAGAAAACAGGAGCAAATCAGAAGTTGCTTTATGGAAAACCAACGCGTGGAACAGCTTTCGCCTTACTAGCTAAAATGTACTTGAATTCACAGGTATATACTGGGAAACCCAGGTATACGGATGCAGTAGCTATGGCAGATAGTGTAATGAAAAATACAACTTATCAGCTGGACCCTAAGTACTCAGATATCTTTGATGTTAATAATGGCCCTCAGATTTCTGAAACGATATTCGCAATTCCTTATGATCAGCAGATTCCGGGTAACCAGATGACCAGGTTCGGTTTCTACCCTGCACTGGCTACTGCTTACGGGATTACAGGAGTTGGATTTAGTATTTCTATGAGTACAACACCAGAATATTATGATCGCTTTAATCTGGCGAATGATATCAGAAAAAGTTTCTGGTTGGTTGGGCCTCAATTTGCCCCGGATGCGAACAGACAACCTGATAAGACAAAGCCTGTATATATCGCAGGAACAACACAACAAATTGTATTGACACGTGATCTGATCCTCAAACCCGGTAAGCCAATGGATGTGGGAAATACAGTAGCCGACCAGGCAAAGGGGATCCGCTCTGTTAAATACTGGCCGGATGTGAATGCGATACAAGCGACACGTTTGAACGGTAATGATATGCCTTTTTTACGTTTAGCAGATGTCATGTTGATGAAAGCAGAAGCTATTTTACGCGGAGCTTCACCAACTGCAGTCAATGGAGAAATGCAGACTCCACTAAGTTTAGTGAATAAAATCAGGGCAAGAGCTGGTGCAGAAGCGGCAACAAGCGTTGATTTAGAATCCTTATTGGATGAAAGAGCAAGGGAGTTGAGCTGGGAAGCCTGGAGAAGGAACGATTTGATTCGTTATGGTTTGTTTGAAAAGGAATACCCTTTGCAAAATGATGTACTCTCGATGAATAAAGATGCTGCGAGAAGACTTTATCCGATCCCTGCAACTGAACTGCAGTTAAATTCCAATTTAAGACAAAACCCAGGTTATTAA
- a CDS encoding phosphatidylinositol-specific phospholipase C1-like protein, which produces MIKTVSSALLLFVFPLLIPKDGDNLPINKIQVIGSHNSYKKAIDPHLFDVFRKKDSVSASKIDYEHIGITEQLDLGLRNLEIDVYSDAKGGKYAHPRGLDWAKDQAPYDVDKEMKAPGFKVFHIQDLDFRSDFLTLKSGLAKLKKWSDAHPDHTPIFITLEAKDNKIKGEGFSDPEEFTAETFDQLDKALLDGLGVDKIITPDVVRGNYKTLETAVLKDNWPVLSAARGKFLFILDQKGEKMELYIKGHPSLKNRVLFANAAAGRPEAAMMILNNAKDPMIPQLVKKGYIIRTRADSDTQEARRNDHANFDAACASGAQIITTDYYLKSTHFKSDYAVSFEDGQYFRINPFFK; this is translated from the coding sequence ATGATAAAGACAGTTTCCAGCGCATTGCTATTGTTTGTATTTCCATTATTGATACCAAAAGATGGAGATAATTTACCAATTAATAAGATCCAGGTTATTGGATCGCACAACAGTTACAAGAAAGCGATTGATCCTCATTTGTTTGACGTATTCAGAAAAAAGGATTCTGTATCGGCCAGCAAGATAGACTATGAGCATATTGGCATAACTGAACAACTTGATCTGGGGTTAAGAAATCTGGAAATTGACGTTTACTCAGATGCAAAAGGAGGGAAATATGCACATCCCAGAGGTTTGGATTGGGCGAAAGATCAGGCTCCTTATGATGTTGATAAAGAAATGAAGGCACCGGGTTTTAAAGTTTTTCATATTCAGGATCTTGATTTCAGAAGTGATTTCCTGACCTTGAAAAGTGGATTGGCGAAATTGAAAAAATGGTCAGATGCACACCCTGATCATACACCCATATTTATTACACTGGAGGCCAAAGACAATAAAATAAAGGGAGAGGGTTTCAGTGATCCTGAAGAATTTACAGCAGAAACATTTGATCAGCTGGATAAGGCACTGCTTGATGGACTGGGCGTGGACAAGATTATCACACCAGATGTGGTGAGAGGAAACTATAAAACATTAGAAACTGCAGTTTTAAAAGATAACTGGCCTGTACTTTCAGCAGCAAGAGGAAAGTTTCTTTTCATTCTTGACCAGAAAGGTGAGAAGATGGAACTTTATATCAAAGGTCACCCTTCGCTAAAAAATAGGGTGTTATTTGCAAATGCGGCTGCTGGCAGGCCTGAAGCTGCGATGATGATCCTCAATAATGCTAAAGATCCAATGATTCCTCAGCTAGTTAAAAAAGGATATATTATCCGTACCCGTGCGGATTCGGATACACAAGAGGCACGCCGAAATGACCATGCTAACTTCGACGCAGCATGTGCTTCCGGAGCCCAGATCATTACTACAGACTATTATTTAAAAAGTACTCATTTTAAGTCTGACTATGCAGTGAGTTTTGAAGATGGTCAGTATTTCAGGATCAATCCATTTTTTAAATAG
- a CDS encoding ArnT family glycosyltransferase: protein MCKKESSYIKNQNIWYSIIIGCGIFVRLFHLFYNRSLWLDEVYLATSLIKMNYIELVMQALDYQQKAPIGFLWSVKTCIYLLGTNEIVLRLFPMLCGIAAIPLFIPVAKYFLRPLAAVMAVALLALAPPLVFHSVEIKQYSTELFATVLILYIYIRYQHRLTWKPLLTWGILGAVILWFSYSSIFILAGMATGISCKNLYKRDWKPFFRQLVPFLLWAAGFALNYLLFTHKHAESKWAAEWFDFYHYFMPLPPVNMEELRWYPAALYHLIEYPLGLTWRLYPGNSVLLKALLNTPWLPLISLFYGIWIYIREKRYALILLFPFLFMFLASGLKLYPLNERFWVFICPLLILFIVKGTDKLASFFKSERMSLLFFILLIAAPVYSAVQTLVHPDEFIIHKRSFQKEALTYVNTHFKPGDLVYVYWNNLPGYRFYKHTYPYNFIALEGGDYRKISTSYPDYLNHLQKDFKSFEGKKRIWVIYNHLILTDIGDEIDQPAWYYLKDINPTDRLMSHLSTLGKEENVYTSFDVKVTLITLKP from the coding sequence ATGTGTAAAAAAGAATCCAGCTATATCAAAAACCAGAATATCTGGTACAGTATAATTATTGGGTGCGGTATTTTCGTTCGTCTTTTCCATCTTTTTTATAACCGTTCTCTGTGGCTGGATGAAGTTTATCTGGCGACCAGCCTGATCAAAATGAATTATATTGAGCTGGTAATGCAAGCACTGGACTATCAGCAGAAAGCACCGATTGGATTTTTATGGAGCGTTAAAACATGTATTTATCTTTTAGGGACGAATGAGATCGTATTGCGTTTATTTCCTATGTTATGTGGTATAGCGGCAATTCCACTGTTCATTCCTGTAGCAAAGTATTTTCTTCGTCCACTGGCAGCAGTAATGGCGGTTGCCCTGTTAGCCCTGGCCCCTCCTCTTGTTTTCCATTCTGTTGAGATTAAACAGTATTCGACTGAACTGTTTGCCACCGTACTGATCTTGTATATTTATATCCGCTATCAACATCGGTTAACATGGAAACCACTCCTAACCTGGGGGATTTTAGGCGCAGTTATTCTCTGGTTCTCCTACTCTTCTATATTTATCCTGGCCGGAATGGCGACAGGCATCAGCTGTAAAAATCTTTACAAAAGAGACTGGAAGCCATTCTTCAGGCAACTGGTTCCTTTTCTATTATGGGCAGCTGGTTTTGCCCTGAACTATTTGCTGTTTACCCATAAACATGCAGAATCTAAATGGGCAGCTGAATGGTTTGATTTTTATCATTATTTCATGCCATTGCCACCAGTCAACATGGAAGAATTGCGTTGGTATCCAGCGGCTCTATATCATTTAATAGAATATCCGCTAGGCCTGACCTGGAGATTGTATCCTGGAAATTCTGTTTTGCTTAAAGCATTATTGAATACTCCATGGTTACCACTTATTAGCCTGTTTTACGGCATCTGGATTTATATCAGGGAGAAACGATATGCGCTAATCCTGCTATTTCCCTTTTTGTTTATGTTCTTAGCTTCAGGACTTAAACTGTACCCTTTAAATGAACGTTTCTGGGTTTTCATTTGCCCTTTGCTCATCCTGTTTATTGTCAAAGGAACAGATAAGCTTGCCTCTTTTTTCAAATCTGAACGAATGAGCCTGCTGTTCTTTATCCTCTTGATAGCAGCACCAGTTTACAGCGCAGTACAAACACTGGTACATCCCGATGAATTTATCATTCATAAAAGATCTTTTCAAAAAGAAGCGCTTACTTATGTCAATACTCATTTTAAACCAGGCGACTTAGTTTATGTGTACTGGAATAACTTGCCTGGTTATCGTTTTTACAAGCATACTTATCCTTATAACTTCATAGCACTTGAAGGAGGAGATTATCGTAAAATTTCAACCAGCTATCCGGACTATTTAAATCATTTACAAAAGGACTTTAAATCATTTGAAGGAAAGAAAAGAATCTGGGTGATTTACAATCACCTTATTCTAACTGATATTGGTGATGAAATAGATCAGCCTGCCTGGTATTATTTAAAAGATATCAATCCCACAGATCGCCTGATGAGCCACCTCTCTACGCTGGGAAAAGAAGAAAATGTCTATACCTCATTTGATGTAAAAGTTACTTTGATTACGCTGAAACCATAA
- a CDS encoding HAD family hydrolase gives MDVINWKKIKVLILDVDGTLYNQSGLRRRMLYALLKYYLVRPIQLKDLLILYFFRSERGKRAGYCSNNLEIEQYQWCAAKVGAPLERIKRVVSKWMFEFPNPYLYACRYAELYPFLQLLKEHQIKVAIYSDYSAVEKLKALKIEADLVIASTDKEINCLKPKPIALFHIMKHFEVGSAACLYIGDRDELDGICADEATIRYLNINKYNSGTLYTVLANSLREHYK, from the coding sequence GTGGATGTTATAAATTGGAAGAAAATAAAAGTTCTGATTCTTGATGTGGACGGCACTTTATACAATCAGTCTGGATTAAGAAGAAGAATGTTATATGCTTTGCTAAAATACTATTTAGTCAGGCCAATACAACTTAAAGATCTTCTGATCTTGTACTTTTTTCGTTCCGAGCGTGGAAAAAGAGCAGGTTATTGCAGTAATAATCTTGAAATTGAACAATATCAGTGGTGTGCGGCTAAAGTAGGCGCGCCATTGGAAAGAATTAAAAGGGTCGTTTCCAAATGGATGTTTGAATTTCCAAATCCCTATTTATATGCTTGCCGTTACGCTGAATTATATCCATTTTTGCAACTGTTAAAGGAGCATCAGATCAAAGTAGCTATTTATTCAGATTATAGTGCTGTTGAAAAGCTAAAAGCTTTAAAAATTGAAGCTGATTTAGTGATTGCGTCTACTGATAAAGAGATCAATTGTTTGAAGCCGAAACCAATAGCGTTGTTTCATATCATGAAGCATTTTGAGGTTGGTTCAGCAGCCTGTCTTTATATTGGTGACCGCGACGAACTGGATGGAATATGTGCTGATGAGGCCACAATACGCTACCTCAATATCAATAAATATAACTCAGGCACTTTATATACAGTGCTTGCGAATAGTTTAAGGGAACATTATAAATAA
- a CDS encoding UbiA prenyltransferase family protein has product MTVKKKAGLKDYIALARPDSWVKNVFMVPGMLFALSVFKTPIDSHLFFKIIVGIISTCLIASANYVINEYLDADFDRFHPLKKNRSSVVYTVNPKIVYLEYGALVIIGLSLAYLISYKFILLSAFLLFMGVIYNVRPFRSKERVFLDVLSESVNNPIRFGLGWFIFSPALGAPDSKWDFDWINTFPPTSIIVAYWMGGAFLMATKRFAEYRMIGNPETAGQYRRSFKFYTENSLLVSMFFYAITSAFFMGIFLIKDRIELLVSFPFFALLFSWYLRIGLLNDSPVQGSEKLHTRKWFMLYLFLFTALLCILMFVDIPWLYWFLKNASNY; this is encoded by the coding sequence ATGACGGTTAAAAAAAAGGCGGGCCTTAAAGATTATATAGCTCTCGCCCGCCCGGATAGCTGGGTAAAGAACGTTTTCATGGTACCTGGAATGCTGTTTGCATTATCTGTATTTAAAACACCTATAGACAGTCATCTGTTCTTTAAAATCATTGTTGGAATCATTAGTACTTGTTTAATTGCATCGGCAAACTATGTAATCAATGAATATCTGGATGCGGATTTCGACAGATTCCATCCTTTAAAAAAGAACAGATCTTCTGTTGTATATACTGTAAACCCAAAGATAGTTTACCTGGAATATGGTGCTCTGGTAATTATAGGCTTATCATTAGCTTATTTGATCTCTTATAAATTTATTCTTCTTTCAGCATTTCTCTTGTTCATGGGGGTTATCTATAATGTAAGGCCTTTCAGGAGCAAAGAGCGTGTATTTCTCGATGTACTCTCTGAATCCGTGAATAACCCTATCCGTTTTGGTTTAGGCTGGTTTATATTTTCTCCGGCATTAGGTGCTCCGGACAGCAAATGGGATTTCGACTGGATCAACACTTTTCCTCCAACAAGTATTATTGTTGCCTACTGGATGGGGGGAGCATTTTTAATGGCTACTAAACGTTTTGCAGAATACAGGATGATTGGTAATCCTGAAACGGCTGGTCAGTACCGGAGATCGTTTAAGTTTTATACCGAGAACAGCTTGCTGGTCTCTATGTTTTTTTACGCGATTACCTCTGCATTTTTCATGGGGATTTTCCTGATTAAAGACAGAATAGAATTACTGGTTAGTTTTCCGTTTTTCGCTTTGTTGTTTTCCTGGTATCTCAGAATTGGATTATTAAACGATTCTCCGGTACAAGGTTCCGAAAAACTACATACGCGTAAGTGGTTTATGTTATATTTATTTCTTTTTACGGCATTGCTTTGCATTTTGATGTTTGTTGATATTCCATGGCTATATTGGTTCCTTAAAAACGCATCCAATTATTAG
- a CDS encoding GMC oxidoreductase has product MKYNYYDLIIVGTGFSSTFFLKKYLEKNKEVKRILVLERGQLFPHSERLKLKRGELADSPASGNSWEDQIMNKTPEKRWPFTTAFGGSSNCWWGCTPRFMPSDFKMKTLFGLENDWPVTYEELDPYYEEAEELMAISGPEGTPFPKKSKYPLPPHNFSPIDKILHQKYGNQYISQPTARASRGTKGRNQCMANSSCDVCPVDAKFTIENSGIDVYQNAQVELLYGAQVYRLETAGNVAKKVCYVKDGKDYEIAGEVIVLGANPMFNSNILLNSGDRNPLTGKGFGEQLGMQVLIYLDNLKNTGGSTWVNANGYMLYDGNHRKDYAACLIETNNAPYNIRLERGKWLNMTSFRMIFEDLPLVTNYITTTSDKLVPEINFKGGRSDYALKGMENMKKVLPGILSCLPVEKLKFLDPFPNEGHILGGTRMGKTPADSVVDKNMVHHQYRNVFVLGSGSFTTFSASNPTLTLSAMSLYSADHSF; this is encoded by the coding sequence ATGAAATACAATTATTACGATTTAATTATTGTCGGTACCGGCTTCTCTTCTACATTTTTTCTGAAAAAGTATCTGGAAAAGAATAAAGAAGTAAAGAGGATTCTTGTGCTTGAACGCGGACAGTTATTCCCGCATAGTGAAAGATTAAAGCTCAAAAGAGGGGAGCTTGCTGATTCTCCGGCTTCAGGTAACTCCTGGGAAGATCAGATCATGAATAAAACCCCAGAGAAAAGATGGCCTTTTACCACTGCTTTTGGAGGAAGTTCCAATTGCTGGTGGGGATGTACACCGAGATTTATGCCTTCTGATTTTAAAATGAAGACATTATTCGGCTTAGAAAATGACTGGCCGGTCACTTATGAAGAGCTTGACCCTTATTATGAGGAAGCAGAAGAACTGATGGCTATTTCCGGGCCAGAAGGAACACCTTTTCCTAAGAAAAGTAAATACCCGCTTCCGCCCCATAATTTCAGCCCGATAGATAAAATACTGCATCAGAAATATGGAAATCAGTATATCAGCCAGCCTACTGCAAGGGCCAGCAGGGGTACAAAAGGAAGAAACCAATGCATGGCCAACTCAAGTTGTGATGTTTGTCCGGTAGACGCTAAATTCACCATAGAGAATTCTGGTATTGACGTTTATCAGAACGCGCAAGTGGAGCTTTTATATGGTGCACAGGTTTACCGTTTGGAAACCGCAGGCAATGTGGCAAAAAAAGTGTGTTACGTGAAAGACGGAAAGGATTATGAGATTGCCGGAGAGGTTATCGTTCTGGGTGCTAATCCGATGTTTAATTCGAATATCCTGTTAAATTCGGGGGATCGGAATCCATTGACCGGTAAAGGATTTGGAGAGCAGCTTGGCATGCAGGTTTTAATTTACCTGGACAATCTGAAGAACACAGGAGGCAGTACCTGGGTCAATGCTAACGGTTATATGTTATATGATGGGAACCATCGCAAGGACTATGCAGCTTGTTTGATAGAAACCAATAATGCACCTTATAATATCCGGCTTGAAAGAGGTAAATGGCTAAACATGACTTCTTTCAGGATGATTTTTGAAGATTTACCATTGGTAACGAATTATATTACTACCACTTCAGATAAACTGGTTCCTGAAATCAATTTTAAAGGGGGCAGATCTGATTATGCGCTGAAGGGAATGGAAAACATGAAAAAAGTTCTTCCGGGAATCCTATCCTGTCTGCCTGTTGAAAAATTAAAATTCCTGGATCCTTTCCCTAATGAAGGGCATATTTTAGGGGGCACCAGAATGGGCAAAACCCCGGCAGACAGTGTGGTAGATAAAAATATGGTTCACCATCAGTACAGAAATGTTTTTGTATTAGGCAGTGGCTCTTTTACTACTTTTAGTGCATCAAATCCAACGCTGACTTTATCAGCCATGTCATTATACTCCGCAGATCATTCATTTTAG